The window atGAAGTTAATAACTTTTATACAAACGGTTCATTGTACTATAACGACCGTTGCACTTTGCTGACGAGAATATTACTAGAGCACGTGAACAAAAATACGTAAAACAGTGTTATTTTACCTGCTTAAATAAATCAATGACCTAACACACAAATGTTATTCAAATACCCCATTTTTACTAACGTCATCTAATTAGATTATATGTGCCCCAGGGGTCTGCCTTTACATAATGACGTCACAAGCTCAAATGCGCCCTCACTCGGGTCGAAGAGTttattagactggtcccctgttttTATCCGCAAGATAGGTTTTGGTTTAACTAGTACACACaaatttgactgcgaatctACAGGACCACGAAGGCCATGTAAAtggatgcgaggtcaaaggtgattaggGATAAGGTACAAGACTAATCTCTGgcgtaatgggagactttctgggacgatagagggcagcagacttaccgggtaaatccattgttctcagaattatgcgcatgttcagaactacgtaaacaatggaaatttacccggtatgtctgctgctgcctagcgttggaaagtctcctattgacgTTTCTCGAAGTTTGACGTCAGTAGTTCAGCCTAAGGATTGACCTGCCATTGGTTGGAAGGTTGTGCATGGCGCGTTTAACGCTCGAGCATGTTTCCATCGTTTGACCTTAGCGACGGTATGCAAGGATCTAGTCTTGgttgatgacgtcaggtgaccTGGGTCAATATGAGACATTCGGGGACAGTAAGTGGTAGCAGTTTTACCTCATAACAACATGAGCGTAATCACACGATAATAGTTATGTTTGCTTGGCTGGGCGCCTTGCGTTCCCAAAGTGCCAGTTCTGTTTTAGTCGGGTACTGATATTACATGGTAGATGTGATTTCAGTGTAGTTCCCCTTGGAACTGTTCATGAAGCTGTTTGAACGCATTGTGTTCGTGGTTTTGTTGGGTTTCCCATGTCCCAAGGAAGGCTTCTTGCATAAGATGCAATGGCGAAGCAACCTTTGATGTGTGGTACTCATGATGAACACAATCCAGGGGTTAAAACACGAGTTAATGAGAGACATGAAATAGTGAAAGGTCCTCCAGGTGCCAATATCCGGTATATCTTCAGAGCACACACTGAACACATAGTGGTAATACACATTGTACGCATAGTATGGCAACCAGAAGACTCCGAAGAATACAGCTATGAAGAGGACTATGATAGCCAGGCGCCTACGGGCTCTAAACTGCTTGGCACCAGGCTGATTCTCGCCACGGAAACTGTCTGCGCTTCGAATAAGCGTGTGGGCCATTCTCGAGTACAGAACAGTGATGATCAATAAGGGTATAATGTAATGACACCATAGTTGCATCATGACGTAGGCCTTAGAAACCTGGGAGGCGTGTGACAAATAGGTACACAGGTAACCGTGGTGTACTTTTGCTGTGAAATACACAGGACTTGCCAGGAGTAAGGATAACAGCCATATGATACATACGATAAACAGGGTTTTCTTTGCAGAACCTCGGAACAGGCTCCGGCCGAGGTGCTGCGTGATCGCCCCGTAGCGCTCCGCGCTCACCGCTACGATTGAGTAAATACACACACCCTGTGCAACTATGTTCCAGGCGTTGATCAG of the Asterias rubens chromosome 3, eAstRub1.3, whole genome shotgun sequence genome contains:
- the LOC117288020 gene encoding gastrin-releasing peptide receptor-like; translation: MEENVNQTTDIWEEEQECSSENFMASLNASLVEFVCSQNTYDNLYSPMNIFVYIVVLIGVVGNVALLGVILKNRPLRTTPNILVINVTVGDLMYLLVAVPSHLEGEVNVCFTQGEAACKLINAWNIVAQGVCIYSIVAVSAERYGAITQHLGRSLFRGSAKKTLFIVCIIWLLSLLLASPVYFTAKVHHGYLCTYLSHASQVSKAYVMMQLWCHYIIPLLIITVLYSRMAHTLIRSADSFRGENQPGAKQFRARRRLAIIVLFIAVFFGVFWLPYYAYNVYYHYVFSVCSEDIPDIGTWRTFHYFMSLINSCFNPWIVFIMSTTHQRLLRHCILCKKPSLGHGKPNKTTNTMRSNSFMNSSKGNYTEITSTM